One part of the Verrucomicrobiota bacterium genome encodes these proteins:
- a CDS encoding ATP-binding cassette domain-containing protein: protein MVNSKAILSVNRLTIERDTYILDQIDWTVQKGENWVILGPNGSGKTSLLKSIVGYFPPTSGSISVLGKVFGSSNWAELRLRIGLVSTAIQQRIEASEPAVDVVVSGKYAQVNYWGRIYKKDRQRALDFMDLLGCRYLEGKTWMTFSQGEKQKLLIARAMMAKLEVLILDEPCAGLDPVARENFLDSIQQLATERPELPIILVTHHVEEITPAFTNALILKEGRVIAQGLIKKTLTSANLSAAFSSKLTLRTSGNRFGLKFDSSQPD from the coding sequence ATGGTTAATTCGAAGGCCATCCTGTCGGTTAACCGACTTACTATAGAACGGGACACCTATATCCTCGATCAAATCGATTGGACGGTCCAAAAGGGCGAAAACTGGGTAATCCTCGGACCCAATGGCTCAGGCAAGACATCCCTGCTCAAGTCGATTGTCGGCTATTTTCCGCCTACAAGTGGATCCATTTCTGTTTTAGGTAAAGTATTCGGAAGCAGTAACTGGGCAGAGTTACGTTTAAGAATCGGACTAGTTTCAACCGCCATACAACAGCGTATCGAAGCGAGCGAACCCGCGGTGGATGTAGTTGTTTCCGGGAAATATGCGCAGGTGAACTATTGGGGGCGCATTTACAAAAAAGACAGGCAACGTGCATTGGATTTCATGGACCTCCTTGGTTGCCGATATCTCGAAGGCAAAACCTGGATGACTTTCTCCCAAGGAGAAAAACAAAAACTGCTAATCGCTCGAGCTATGATGGCAAAGCTTGAAGTGCTTATTCTGGATGAACCGTGTGCCGGGCTTGATCCGGTCGCGCGGGAAAATTTCCTGGATTCCATCCAGCAATTGGCGACCGAACGACCTGAATTGCCCATCATACTGGTGACTCACCATGTAGAAGAAATCACACCGGCATTCACCAACGCACTTATCCTGAAGGAAGGAAGAGTTATAGCTCAGGGATTGATAAAGAAAACTCTCACCTCTGCTAACTTATCGGCGGCATTTTCATCCAAGCTAACTCTCAGAACATCAGGAAATCGCTTCGGTTTAAAATTCGATAGTTCGCAACCTGACTAG
- a CDS encoding type II secretion system F family protein: MSLLKPKLKRNAPLGTRRTRAILGSGVNKRSLTQFTRQLATMLESGVALVRSLEILERQQKSKAFRQIIQELAQNVRAGNSLSDGLAHYPKVFNDLYYHMVRAGEASGLVDQVLSRLATFMEKSQKTQGKIIAALMYPAVVMTLAIIILGALMVFVVPRFQAIYEDFLRGASLPALTQVILDLSKFVQSNSLIILLLVLVGILGMKALSSMESGRYFLDALKLRIPVFGELVRINALTRFARTLGTLLRSAVPLLEALSITSAVVGNRVFQRELQSTYIRVRDGDPISRPLSQAKNFPDMLCGMIEVGEETGKVPEMLERVANSYEDDLDNTVSALTSSLEPIMIVFMAIIVGTIVIALFLPLIGIFQNMAT; the protein is encoded by the coding sequence GTGAGCCTGCTAAAACCCAAACTCAAACGTAATGCGCCTCTCGGCACCCGAAGAACCCGCGCAATTCTCGGAAGTGGTGTTAATAAAAGATCCCTGACCCAGTTCACCCGTCAACTCGCAACCATGTTGGAGTCAGGCGTTGCACTCGTTCGTAGTCTCGAGATCCTGGAGCGACAGCAGAAGAGCAAAGCGTTTCGTCAAATCATCCAGGAGTTGGCTCAAAATGTAAGGGCGGGTAATTCTCTTTCTGATGGGCTCGCACATTATCCGAAGGTGTTTAACGATTTGTATTACCACATGGTTCGCGCTGGTGAAGCAAGTGGTTTGGTCGATCAAGTACTGAGTCGCCTGGCAACCTTTATGGAGAAATCTCAGAAAACGCAGGGCAAAATTATCGCGGCTTTGATGTATCCCGCCGTGGTGATGACTCTAGCCATTATTATCTTAGGTGCTCTGATGGTTTTTGTAGTTCCCCGGTTTCAGGCCATTTACGAAGACTTTCTGCGTGGGGCTTCGTTACCTGCTCTGACACAGGTTATTCTGGATCTCAGTAAATTTGTGCAATCGAACAGTTTAATAATTTTGCTACTGGTGCTTGTCGGAATTCTTGGCATGAAAGCTTTAAGTTCGATGGAGAGTGGTCGTTATTTTTTAGATGCATTGAAGCTCCGCATTCCAGTATTTGGAGAACTGGTACGTATTAATGCGTTAACAAGATTTGCCAGGACTTTGGGTACTTTGCTCAGAAGCGCCGTTCCTTTACTCGAAGCCTTGTCGATCACCAGCGCTGTAGTTGGAAATAGAGTATTTCAGCGTGAGCTTCAATCCACCTATATCCGGGTAAGAGATGGCGATCCGATTTCAAGACCGCTTAGCCAAGCTAAGAATTTTCCTGACATGCTTTGTGGAATGATCGAAGTAGGGGAGGAGACAGGGAAGGTTCCTGAAATGCTTGAACGTGTAGCCAATAGCTACGAAGACGATCTCGATAATACCGTTTCTGCGCTAACCTCGTCTCTGGAACCTATCATGATTGTTTTTATGGCAATCATTGTAGGGACCATTGTGATTGCACTGTTCTTACCCTTGATTGGGATTTTTCAAAATATGGCGACTTAA